Within Amycolatopsis sp. cg5, the genomic segment GGCTCGTAGGCCGCGATCGGGTCGGTGTGTGCCGCCGACGCCCCGGCCCAGTCTGTGCCGTACGGCCCTGGCTCAAGGATCGTGACCTTGATGCCGAGCGGTCCGACCTCTTGAGCCAATGCCTCGCTCATTCCCTCAAGAGCCCATTTGGATGCGTTGTAAAGGCCCAGCGTCGGGAAGGCGGCGATGCCGCCGATGCTGGAGACCTGGACGAGGTGTCCGCCGCCCCGCGCCCGCATGATCGGCAGCGCGGCTTGGGTCACCCAAAGCGGGCCGAACAGGTTGGTCTCGATCTGGGCTCGGGCCTGCTCCTCGGTTGTCTCCTCGATCATGCCGAACAGGCCATAGCCCGCGTTGTTGACGACCACGTCCAGGCCGTCGAAGGCTGCCGCGGCGCGGTCGACCGCGGCGAAGACCTCGGCGCGATTGGTCACGTCGAGTGTGATCGGGAGGAAGCGGTCGCCGTAGGTCTCGGCCAGTTCTTGGAGCGTCTCGGGCCGGCGCGCCGTCGCGGCGACCCGGTCGCCGCGCTGGAGTGCCGCCGCTGCCCACGTGTGCCCGAAGCCGCGTGACGCCCCGGTGATGAACCATGTCTTCATGGCCTTGACGATGCCGCGGCGCGGAGTCGGCAGCCAGCACCCTGGCAGGGATACCCTTGGCAGGAGATGAGACGCGACAACGTTTTCGGAGAGTTCCTCCAAGCACGCCGAGCCCGTGTGCGGCCGGGCGAGGTGGGGATCGAGGCCCACGGCAGGCGCCGAGTGCCAGGCTTGCGCCGCGACGAACTCGCTCGACTGGCCGGGGTTTCCGTGCAGTACCTGACAAGGCTGGAACAGGGCGTCGACGGGAATCCGTCCACACAGGTCGTGGACGCGTTGGCGACGGCGCTGCGCCTCGATCCGGACTCCGCCGCCCACCTGCGCTCACTGGCTGCCCCGCCGTCCCAGCCGCACGAGCCCAGCGAGGCCCGCGCCGAGGTGCAGCACCTGCTCGACTCGTGGGGGAGTACTCCGGCGTACGTCCGCGACCGCTGGTTCGACGTGCTGATGGCCAACAAGGCGGCCATGGTGCTCGCGCCCATGTACCACCCCGGTCGCAATCTGGTCCGCGACGTGTTCTGCGACCCCGCCACCCGCCGGTTGTTCCCGGACTGGCCGGACATCGCCGCGCAGACGGTCGCGGCCCTGCGGGCGGCGGCCGATCCGCGTGATCCCCGGACTGCCGCCCTCGTGGAGGACTTGCAGGCCAACGAGGAATTCCGCGCGCTGTGGGCCCGGCACGACGTACGCCCGTCCCGTGACGAGATCAAACGGTTCGACCACCCCGACGCGGGCCGTCTCACCCTGCGCCGCCAGACCCTCACGGTCGCCGGAGCCGAGGACCAGGTGATCATCGTCTACCAGGCGGAGCCCGGCAGTTCCTCGGCCGACGCACTGGCAAGGCTGCTCTAGCCGCGGCACGGGGGTTGACACGGAAAAGTGTGAGTGGTTTATTACTCATATGGCGACGACGGGGCGGGTGCTCAGCACCGCGGAGGAGCGCAGGGAAGTGGTGCTGAGCACCGCGGTCAGCAGCTTCGCGGCGCGTGGCTACTACGGCACCAACACCACCGAGGTGGCGAAGCGGGCGGGTATCTCGCAGGCCTACGTCTATCGCTTGTTTCCCAACAAGGAGGCGTTGTTCGTCGCGGTCGTCGAGCATTGTTTCGACCTGGTGCGGGACAGTTTCGCCAGGGGAGCGGCGAAGGCGCGCGGCAGTGAGCCGCACGAGGTGCTGATGGCGATGGGTGACGAGTACGCCCGGCTGATCGCCGACCAGGACTTGTTGCTGGTTCAGGTGCACGCCCAGGCGGCCGCGGCTTCCGAGCCCGCGGTGCGCGAGGTGGTGCAGCGGAGCTATGCCAGGACCGTCGAGTATGTCCGCAG encodes:
- a CDS encoding SDR family NAD(P)-dependent oxidoreductase, yielding MKTWFITGASRGFGHTWAAAALQRGDRVAATARRPETLQELAETYGDRFLPITLDVTNRAEVFAAVDRAAAAFDGLDVVVNNAGYGLFGMIEETTEEQARAQIETNLFGPLWVTQAALPIMRARGGGHLVQVSSIGGIAAFPTLGLYNASKWALEGMSEALAQEVGPLGIKVTILEPGPYGTDWAGASAAHTDPIAAYEPIRQARRAGATARAPRDPSVTADVLLGLVDLPEPPLRLFLDGYPYPVAERVYQQRLATWQEWRELAEKA
- a CDS encoding helix-turn-helix domain-containing protein; amino-acid sequence: MRRDNVFGEFLQARRARVRPGEVGIEAHGRRRVPGLRRDELARLAGVSVQYLTRLEQGVDGNPSTQVVDALATALRLDPDSAAHLRSLAAPPSQPHEPSEARAEVQHLLDSWGSTPAYVRDRWFDVLMANKAAMVLAPMYHPGRNLVRDVFCDPATRRLFPDWPDIAAQTVAALRAAADPRDPRTAALVEDLQANEEFRALWARHDVRPSRDEIKRFDHPDAGRLTLRRQTLTVAGAEDQVIIVYQAEPGSSSADALARLL
- a CDS encoding TetR/AcrR family transcriptional regulator, giving the protein MATTGRVLSTAEERREVVLSTAVSSFAARGYYGTNTTEVAKRAGISQAYVYRLFPNKEALFVAVVEHCFDLVRDSFARGAAKARGSEPHEVLMAMGDEYARLIADQDLLLVQVHAQAAAASEPAVREVVQRSYARTVEYVRSVSGADADAIQYFMARGALCHLVVAIGAIEVDAPWANTLSAGLRHY